The DNA window TCTCTTTCATTTGGTAGGTTAGATATAGACCATATTGTTGAAGTGATCGCAATTTGGTCCACTTTTTGAGGTTTTGGATCAGGGCGGTGATCCAAACCTGAATTTGTACTTGCTGGACTCCACGGTATCGTGTGAAACGAAGACCGTGGAGTTCTTTGCTTTCGGCAAAACTTCGCTCAATCGTCGATGGACGTACCGATCGCAACACTTTTCCTCTCATCGATAATCGTTGTTTCCGCATTCGTTCGTAGATATCTTGATGAACGGAAACTCGAAATACACGATCCTTTGCGCCTTTTGCGGCAGGACATCCCACACAACTTCCTTTTACTGCTGGTTTGTACTCATGATATCCAGAACGGGTGGACGTCGAATAGGTGAACTTTACGCCAAAGGGACACGCATACACATCGTCTGTGACTGGCTGGAACTTTACGGAACGACAATCGGGATGTTCCTTTCGATGAAAACGTCGATACGACATATACGCCAAAATCCCTTTTTTCTCTAATTCTCTTGCTAGTCGGGCGTTATAATAGCCAGCGTCTAACACTATTTCTTCGGGAGAATATCCTACTCGATGTTCAACACGCTCGATTCGCTCCATCAAAATACGATGACCAGGCACGGTGGCGGCAGTCACGTAAGCATCCAAAATAAAATTATGCAAGGTGTCAACGATTCGATGATCGTGGAACGCAAAGAGACCACGCGGATCATGTTTGACCGATAGCCCAGCATCTGGATCTGTGGTGCTACAGATCATCTTTTTGGTTACCAGCTTCTCTGCTTTGGGCGCTAACTGTTTTTTTCCATGCTGTTGTCGTTTTTCATTGACCAGTTGTAACACGTCCTCGTCTTCTTTCACCACCATCGTCTGAATCACTGGGATGCGTTTTCGTTTATTGGCATTCGCTTTTAACTCTGTTTCATCTGCTGCCCACGTGTCTTTAGACAAGAACCCGTCTCCTTGAATCCGTTGAAGAACATGATCAAATAACGCTTCCCATACACTGGGATCGACCCGATGGCGAAGAAACTTGGAAACGCTGGAGTGGCAAGGGACTTTATCGGTGGGGGAAATGCCTAAAAACCAGCGATACGTGGCGTGTTGCTGGATTTGTTTACAGGTAAACCGAACGGATCGAAACCCTTCCAGATATTGAATCATGAGGATTTTTACAAAAATCAACGGATCAATCGTGGGGCGGCCAATGGTACTTGGATAAAACGGTTCAAGTAACTGATATACATGATTCCAATCCATCAATTTGTCGATTTGAACCAAGATATGGTTAGGATCATACATGGATTCATAAGCTTGACGATTTTGTTGAATCTCTAAGTTCGATTGGTAGTAGTACATAAGTGGTTTCTCCTCATCAGTTGTTTTCTCAACATATATCATAAAAAAACGATTTTGTCCCTTGACAAAATCGTTTTTCAACAGTCTGAAATGGTCACCAACATGGTGACCATTCCGTAGGCTGTTTTTCATATGAAATATTCATATTCATCCAGACAAACGATAATCCGGTACGGAATCTTACAATTCCACAGATATCCTTCCCCTCTTACATTCACAATAATCTGATCGGTTGGCTCGGAAAAACATTGTTCTAATTTTTTCCGCAACTTATTGATCATTTTTTTCACGTTTTCATTTCTCACAGCCTCCTCATCTCCCCAAACGTTAGCGATGATGGCATCGTATCTTTTAACCTTCGGCGCATTCTCCAGCAAATAGCGAAGCAATTTGACGAGCCGACGGGGCAAGCCAACAGAGTCATGCGGGCCATGGAAAACCGCTTGGCCCCTCCGCATATCTAAAATGACATATGTTTCATCTTCCTCAGCCAGTTTATCACGAAAGACCATCAATCAAAAGACAGACGAACGGCCTTGTCTGGCAAAAAAGCCACGCCTGAGCATAGTCAAACGTGGCTTTCCTCATTATAATTCATCAAATCCGTTATCGACTTGCACTTTCGTATATTGGCGCGGTTTTTGCTCAAAGAAATCTGATTTGCCAAGATCGACTTCTTCGTACGCCTTAATCCAGCGGAGCGGGTTTGTCCGGTAGCCGTCAAACGGACGGTCGAACCCAAGCTGATGGGCGCGGACGTTGGCGTAAAACTTAATGTACGCTTCCAAATCAGCCAAGTCGATGCCATCGATATCATGGCCGATGATTTCCCGCGCCCACTCGATTTCCAGCTCGGCTGCTTTCATAAACGCATTGCGGACAAAATCGGCTAACTCGGGCGTGCGATACTCCGGGTATTCGTTCAACACTTCTTTAAAAATTTTCGAAAACAAATCGACATGAATATGCTCGTCGCGGTTAATGTAATTGATCATCGTGCTCGTCGCCACCATTTTTTGTTGGCGCGCGAGGTTGTAGAAAAAGGCGAATCCCGAGTAGAAAAACAATCCTTCTAAAATGACATCAAAGACGATCGACTGCAGCAAATGTTCCACGTTCGGCTCTTCGGCAAACGCCTTGTAGCCGTTCGTCACAAAATCGTTCCGCTTGCGCAGCGTCGGTTCGTTCCGCCAAAAGTCGAATACTTCATCTTGCTTCGTTTTCGGCACTAGACTTGAGAGCACGTACGAATACGAATGGTTGTGAATGACTTCCTGCTGGGCGAGCATGATCATAAGCGCGTTGATGCTCGAGTCCGTAATGTAATCGGCGACGCGCCCGGCGTAGTCGGTTTGAATGCTGTCAAGCAGCGCTAGGAGACCGATGATTTTCAAAAACGCCTCCTGCTCGCGGGCGGTTAATTGCGGAAACTGCTTCACATCTTGCGCCATATTGATTTCAAACGGCGTCCAAAAGTTGGCGAGCATTCGCTTATATTTCGCATACGCCCACGGATAGGCAATATCATCCCAGTTCAACACATTCGAACAGCGGCCGTTGATGATGCCCGTCGAACGGTTCGGCGCCTCTGGATCCATAATTGGCCGTTTGACTAAGCGGATCGTCATGGTGTCGATTCCTTCCTTTCTCTTTCAAGTATCGTGATGCGCGGCCAACCGTGGACGCTCCGCCCGACCAAGGGCGTTTGTTGCCCCCCTTTGGTCAGCTCGCGCACGAATCGCACTCTTCGATCGTCCCCGATGTCGAGCGCACGTAATACGTCGTTTTCAACCCCGACTTCCACGCTGTCAAATGCAAATCGAGCAACTCTTTTGCCTTAATCGTGTTCATGACGTAGAAGTTAAATGAGATGGCTTGGTCGACATGGCGCTGGCGAGCGGCGTTTTGCTTGATGCTCCAACGCTGGTCGATATGGTGCGCCGATTTGTAATACCATGTTGTCTGTTCGTTTAGATCCGGCACGGTCACAGGAATCTTATAATCTTTCTTTTCCTCGGCATACACTTTTAAAAAAATGGGATCAATGCTCGCCGTGCTGCCAGCGATGATCGATGTCGAGGCGTTCGGGGCGATGGCCATGATATAGCCGTTGCGCACCCCGTAACGGGCCACATTGCTCTTGAGTCGGTCCCAATCGAGCTTGCCGTGGCTTTGGTAGCCGCGCCGTTCGAAATAAGCACCCGTTTGCCAATCCGATCCCGCAAACGCCGGGTAGCTCCCTTTTTCTTTAGCGAGCTCCATGCTCGCTTGAATCGCCAAATACGCGATCATTTCATACAGTTCATCGGCGTAACGCACCGCTTCCTCCGACTCCCAGCGAATGCCTTTTAACGCCAGCAAATGATGCCAGCCAAAGGTGCCGAGCCCGACAGCGCGGTATTTTTCGTTCGTCAAGCCGGCCTGCAGCACCGGAATGTTGTTTAAATCAATGACATTATCGAGCATCCGCATTTGAATCGGGATGAGCCGCTCCAAAACCCCATCGGTCACCGCGCGCGCCAAGTTGATCGACGATAAATTGCAGACGACAAAATCGCCCGGGATTTTTTCGATCACGATCATCCCGTCTTTCACATATTGCCGCTTCATCACCGTCGGGCTTTGGTTTTGCGCGATTTCCGTGCAAAGGTTGCTGCAGTAAATCATCCCGAGGTGGCGATTCGGATTTTGCCGATTCACTTCATCGCGATAAAACATGAACGGCGTCCCCGATTCGAGCTGGCTGCGCATAATGCTTTTCATGACTTCGATCGCCGGCACTTTTTCTTTCGACAGCCTTGGTTCGTTGACGCATTGCCGGTATTTTTCGCGGAAACTCCCGCTCCCTTTTTCCTCGTCATAAAAGTCTTCCAAGCTAAATCCCATCACCTTCCGCACTTCATGCGGATCAAACAAATACCAGTCGCCGCGCTGTTCGACCTGTTCCATGAACAAGTCAGGGATGCAAACGCCGGTGAACAAATCATGCGTCCGCAGCCGTTCGTCGCCGTTGTTGAGCCGCGCATCGAGAAACGCAAAAATGTCTTTATGCCACACATCCAAATAGACGGAAATGGCTCCCTTTCGCTGCCCCAGCTGATCGACGCTCACCGCTGTATTGTTCAGCTGCTTCATCCACGGGATGACGCCGGAGGAGACCCCTTTGAATCCTTTGATATCGCTGCCGCGCGACCGGATTTTTCCTAAATAGACGCCGATGCCGCCGCCCGATTTCGATAAATTGGCGATGTCGGTATTGCTGTCGTAAATCCCCTGCAAGCTGTCATCGACCGTATCAACAAAGCAGCTCGACAGCTGGCCGTATGACTTCCCGGCATTGGCAAGCGTCGGCGTCGCCACGGTCATGTATAGGTTGCTTAACGCCCAATACGCTTCCTTCACCAACTCAAGCCGCCGCTTTGGCGGCTCATTCGCCATAAGCGTCATGGCGATGATCAAAAATCGCTCCTGCGGCAATTCATACAGCCGCTGCTCATAATCGCGGGCCAAATACCGGTCCGCGAGCGTGCGCAATCCTATGTACGTAAACAACTTGTCGTTCTTGGGGTCAAGAAGCGCACCGATGGACTCAATTTCTTCTTTCGTATAACGTTCAAGCAGCAGCGGATGATACACTCCTTGTTCCGTCAGCGCAACAAGCAGGGAGTAGAAATCGCCATACCGATCACGCTCATCGTACTTGCGCTGCCGTGCTGCCTCTCGGTACAGTTGCTGCAAATACAGCCGGGCGCACACAAATGTCCATTCCGGCTCCTCCTCACTAATATACGACAGCCCTTCCAAAATGGCGGTTTGATACAGTTGCTCGACGGTGACCATCTCTTTTCGGCTGAGAAGCTGCCATACACGTTCTTCATATTCCTCAAGCGACAAACGGGCAAAGCCTGCCGCCGCCCGCTCCACCAGCATGGCAAACTCCTCGCGCCGAAACGATTTGTCTTTTCCTTGATCATCGACAACAATAGACTTCGTAGACACTGTCATTCGTTTCCCCACTCCTTCCATAAAAAAATCCGCTCGGGCAGGCGAGCGGATGAAACGACAGATGGAAAAAGGCAGACGAACTCCCTTTTTCTTTTCCCCTATCGTTTCATCTTCTCACACCCCGAAGAACATGAAACGTTCCAAGCAAGGCAGGTCTCCTGACTCGTGCATCGTCCTACTTTGGGGCCTTCCCAGCGGGGCGCTGAATGGCTCTTGCCGCCAGTGGCCATCCCATTTCGTCCGCACATACAGTTGCGGGGGCAGTTCCGGATTCACACCGGATTCCCTATTAAGTCCTGATGGACACCATTGCTTGGTCGAACTATATGTAGTTGTATTCAATTCCCACTAATTCAATATATAGTAATATAGTGCTTGATGCAACTGATGGAACTAGCATATAACAAAGTGCGTAATTTTGCAAGTACGAACAAACTGGATAGCTGAGAAAAATCAGAACAAAAGAGAAGAAAGGACGTTCGAATTCGTCAAACAGGCGGGAGATGCAGCCGTATTGAGCAAAACCAATCTGGCAGCCCAGCTAGGGGCTTTGAGTCTACTCACCGCTCAAGAAATTTCGAAACGTCAACGAAACATTGATTCCCATTGATAGACTCAACTGCGCAAAAAAAGCGTCCCAGGTGTATTCTGGGACGACCCTACTGTTCTTTTCCTGTTACGTTTCCAAACCCGACACCCGTCTTTCGTCTGTCTGCGCTGATCGGACAAAATCATACTTCCCTTCCACATACACTTGATGCCAAACCATAAACGCCAAGACCGTCCACAGCTTGCGGCTATGGTCCACCTTGTGGCGGGCATGTTCATCCAGCAGCCGATAGAGTACGTTCTTATGGAACAGATGATCGGTCTCGCTTTCGTGGATGAGCTGTCTCGCCCAGTCATACATTTCGTTTTTCAGCCAGTGGCGAATCGGCACGGGGAACCCTAATTTTTTTCGGTTTAACACATGATCCGGTACGATGCCCTCAGCCGCTTTGCGCAAAATATATTTCGTCGTGCCGTTGGCTGTTTTCATGTCAGGGGCGATTTGCATAGCAACCTCAAACACCTTTTTATCTAAAAAAGGAACGCGCAGCTCAAGCGAATGGGCCATCGTCATTTTATCTGCCTTGACTAAAATATCACCCCTCAGCCATGTATGAAGATCAATATACTGCATCCGGTTGACGGGTGGGTAATGCAGCGCTTCGCGGTAAAAAGGAGCGGTCACTGTCGTATATTCGCGCCCCTCTTGATACGTTTTGAGCAACGCCGCTTTTTCCTTTTCGCTATACATTTTCGCATTGCCGATATACCGTTCTTCAAGCGGTGTCGTGCCGCGCTCCAAAAAGCTTTTTCCTTTCATTCCATCCGGAAGCAGCTTCGCGATCATCCGCAGCACAGTTTTTACAATGTTTGGCATGCGCGCAAACAGCCGCAACGACTCTGGTTCGCGGTAGATGTTGTAGCCGCCAAACAGCTCGTCCGCCCCCTCGCCGGAAAGCACAACCGTGACATGCTTTCTCGCCTCACGAGCGACAAAATACAGCGGCACAGCCGCAGGATCGGCAAGCGGATCGTCCATATGCCACATGATTTTCGGCAACTCTTCCATATACTCCTGCGGCGAAATAACATAGCTCATGTTCTCTACCCCGAGCTTCTCTGCGGTTTCTTTTGCGACATCGATTTCACTGAACCCTTCCCGCTCAAACCCGACGGAAAAAGTCTTCAAGTGCGGATGGAATTGTTTCGCGATGGCGACGATGAACGATGAATCAATGCCTCCCGACAAAAACGCACCGACCGGCACATCGCTGCGCATATGGACGTTGACCGAATCAAACAGCGCATCGCGGATTTTCTTGATAAGCTCCTCTTCCGATTGGCGAATGGGCTCGAAGGATGCCTTCCAATAACGATGAATGGTGAGCGATTTTCCGACTTTTTTCTTGAGATAATGCCCGGGCTCCAACTTGTAAATGCCGTCTGACATCGTCAGGGGCTCAGGGACATATTGGAACGTTAAATAATGCTGCAGGGAGTCGCTGTTTGGCGATTCCTGTCCGAGGGCCAGCACGACGCTTTTCTTTTCCGAAGCGAAAAACGTGCGGTCTCCTTGCTCCGCATAAAAAAGCGGCTTGATGCCAAACGGATCCCGCGCCGCAAACACCGTTTTCTCTTGCTTGTCCCAAATGACAAACGCAAACATCCCGCGCAGCTTTTCGACCGCTTTTTCTTTTTCCGCGCTGTAAAGGGCAACAATCACCTCGGTATCCGAATGCGTCGCAAACGAATATCCTTTCGCCGCCAGCTCTTCCCGCAATTCAAGATAGTTGTAAATTTCCCCATTAAAAATGATCCAATATCGATCATTTTCATAAGACAGCGGCTGATGTCCCGCCTCCAGATCGATGATGCTCAAACGCCGAAAACCAAAACTCACGTAGTCATCAAAAAAATACCCCTCATCGTCGGGGCCGCGATGGGTAATCAGGCGGTTCATCTCCACCAACATCGTTTTCCATGTTTGCTCCATCGCTCTCGGGCGATCATGGATACAGCCAATAAAACCGCACATTGTGATGATTGTCCCTCCACTTTGTAAGAAGAATCCAAAAACAACATCAAAAACCTTTTTGTCTAAAACGAAGATGAAGAATGATTTATACAAAGACATTTTCATTCTATCGTACACAAAATCAAGTTTCAAAAACAATCTGTTTCCATTTTTTCAGGAAAACTGCTTGCAAGATTTTCAGTTCCTCATAATATTAACGATAAAATATGGAGAAAGTGTGAATTTCACCATTTTTGCACATAGCTCTGTTACTTTAAACACATACATGTTATAAGATCACAAACACCACCTTTCGTCCTCTTCCTCTCTCTGCCTTTCGAGAATGCCCCCCCTCGCAAGGACCGATCAAAATCACGTATCGGGAACACGCGGTGCTCATTACGGGATACGATGAGCAGTACATTTATTTCAATGATCCATTGACCGCTGTCAAAAATCAAAAAGCACCGAAACAAGACTTTATCGACGCTTGGGCTCAAATGGGAGGGCAAGCGATTACGTATCGCCGTTAGACATCGGCGAATCCGAATCGCTTGCTTTTTTTTACATTTCGATTGAACGATTTTCTCCATACATTTTGCACATCTATTTTTTATCATATTATTGCATCTCCCACTACAAGCTTAAGGAGGGAAAACGAAATGAAGAAATGGCTGCTCGGCGCCATGTTCGCAGGGGTAGTAGCGATTGGCGCAGCTTGCTCAAATCCATCTTCCATGCAGGGACACGACATGTCTGGAATGAATAAGAAAAAAGAAAATACTTCCGCAGAAACGAGCCAGCAGCAATTGCCTTTAGCAACCAATACAGAAGTATTATCCGGGAAAGAAATTCACCTTACTGCGAAGGAAGCGTTATTATCCATTAATGGTCAAATCAAACTCCCGGTATACACGTATAATGGATCCGTGCCTGGTGCACAAATCCGCGTGAAGCAAGGAGACAAAGTAAAAATCGTAGTAAAAAATGAATTGCCAGAACCGGTTACGATTCACTGGCACGGCTATCCTGTTCCTAACAGTCAAGATGGAGTACCGGGTGTCACGATGGACGCCATTAAACCGGGTGAAACGTTTACGTATGAATTTACAGCAACGGTACCGGGAACGTATTGGTATCATTCCCATCAAAAAAGCGCAGAGCAAGTGGACAAAGGATTATACGGCACGTTGATCGTCGAACCAAAAAATGAGGAAAAAGTGGATCGGGACTATACTCTTGTGTTAGACGAATGGATGAGCGACCCGGACGCCGAAAGCCATATGGACATGAATATGAGCAGCATGAACCATAGCCATACGGGACATGGAAATAGTTCCGATGGCCAACAAATGGATATGAACAGCATGGGACATAACATGAATATGTACGATCTTTTCACGATTAACGGAAAAAGCGGAGCGGCTATTGAACCGTTAAAAGTGAAAAAAGGCGAAAAAGTGCGACTTCGTCTTGTCAATGCAGGGTACATGTCCCACAAGCTTCATTTGCATGGACATGAGTTTAAAATTGTCGCAACGGACGGCCAACCGCTAAAGAACCCGCAACCAATCAAAGATGAACTGTTGAATATCGCTCCGGGTGAGCGCTACGACATTGAGTTTATCGCCAATCACCCGGGTGAATGGTTATTAGAATGTCACGGGAATATGAAAGGTGCCGATGGCATGAAAGTGAAAATTCAATACGAAGGACAAGCAAACAATACGGACAAAGCAAATGCAAAAGAAAACCTCCCTGTCGTGGATATGACAACATATGGAAAATATGAAGCAGGTCCATTTACGTTAGACCAAAAATATGATGTAGAGTATACAATGGATTTAGGAACGGCCATGGGCAAAAATGGCATGATTTTCACGATTAATGGAAAAACGTATCCTGACACAGCGCCTATTCATGTGAAGACAGGAGATTTAGTAAAAGTAAAAATCGTGAACAACTCGCCGATGGATGTACATCCGATGCATTTACACGGCCATTTCTTCCAAGTGTTAAGCAAAAACGGCAAGCCGGTCACAGGCTCTCCATTGATCAAGGATTCCTTAAATGTAAACCCTGGTGAAGAATATGTCGTCGCGTTTAAAGCGGATCATCCGGGAAATTGGATGTTCCATTGCCATGACTTGCACCATGCTTCAGCGGGAATGGTGACAGAAGTCAAATATACCGACTACAAATCGGACTATACTCCAGATCCGAATGACACAACCAATAAAGGTGAATAAAAAAGCTGAAGGGGCTGACCCAAAACACAAATTCGTTTTCGGTCAGCCCCTTTCTTCTTATTACCATATATAGGTATAAAACAATCACCAAAAAACAATATGTTTATTTTGTTTAAGAAAAATCACTCCCTTAGGCCAATCCCCTTTTTTGGATAACGAGCTATCCCCAAACAGCGTATACGGTTTGAATTGAAGTCTAACTTTCATTTCGCAATCGTTCAGCGTGCTGTTTTCACACAGGAATCTTATTTCGAACGACATCCCACACAATTCGATAATTAATGGAGAAATAACTGTGGATCAGCATATCCCTCATGCCAGCCATCTTTCTCCATTCAATATATGGGGATGCTTGCCTGATTTCGTCTGGAATGTTTTTGGCTGCTTCTCCAATCACTAATATGTTTTTAAAACCAATAAGTGATGGTATCTAACATGCCCAGTAATACCATCACAATTCCAGCGGTTTGCTGAATGAGCTTCCCTACCCGTCTTCCTTTTTTCATGACAGTACCGCTCAATCCTAAGTACCAAAGGATGAGGATGAATAAAATAACCGGTATAGAAGTTCCAACGGCAAAGACGCTCGGCAACAACACTCCATAAGACGTTGAGTATACGAGAGGCATGAGAGTCACAAAAAATAGAACAAACATCGTTGGACAAAAAGCTAACGAAAAACCTAATCCCATGAAAAACGAGCCGATTTTTCCTTTTGCCCATCTCTCCGGCACTCTGAACAAAGTGACATTCCAATACATTTTAAAAAGCCCTAACAAATACAAGCCTACGAGAATAAGAATCGGTCCAATGAGCTTTCTTAACCATGGAAAGTATAGTGTCAGTGTACTTTGAATCTCCTTCCCCATCAACCAGACGATCAAGCCTAATCCGGAGAAAGCAATGATCTTTCCGAAAATAAATAAAAGCAGCTCTCTCCAAGCGATCCCCTTTTGCAGAGATTGGTTGCTGTACAATGTGATTGCTCCTAGGTTGCTAGTCAGCTGGCACGGAGCCATCGCTCCGACGATGCCAAGAAGAAACGCTGACAAAATAGGAAATGCTGTTGTGCTGTTGGTCATATTAAGAAACGGCTGGCTTAGCAGGTTGCTGATTTGGCTTAGGAATGAATACACTCTTTTTCTCACCCTCTTCATCTATTACTTATATTGTAGCAGTGAATTTTGCAAAAATTATGGAGCGATATATTTTTAGGCAAACAAAAAGACATGCGCCCGCATGTCTCTATATTTCCCCTTCTGATGCTAGTTTTGTCCAACTGTCACCGTTATTTTTTGTCATAAAAATATTCCCCTTCATCGTAACAATCACTATTTCTTTGTCGTCTCCTGGATTTGAAGTGATATACATGATATGGTCTTTTTCATCCAATGGCGGAACAGAAAGAACCTCTTCTTGCTTTGTGTCTAATGATTGTTTGATGAGTACAGGCTGACCATTCTCTACAGCCGCAAATACAACGGACTTCTCTTGAAACGTAAATGTCGTCGTATCCATTTTTCTCGTAAACCGCTCAAACGTATTCCCGTTATCTCTCGAAATGAACACTCCTTCGGCTGTACTAATTCCGACCATATTTTCATCCGTCGGGTGAGCGGCAATCGTTCCCGCCGCCGTTTGCGGCAAGCCGTCCAATTGACTTGGCGACCACGTTTTGCCGTCGTCTTTACTGTAAAATACCCCTTGTCCAAGTGTTTTATTTTCTTCTTGATTCACCACATAGATAGTATGGCTTTTATAACCAACCGTCATATAATGGAAATCGGACTCTTTATAAAATCCTAAATTCATTAATGTTTGTCCATTGTCAAAACTTTTCACAAGACCAAGTGGATTTCCTAACGATGAACCTTCTTCAGGATGTCCCGATGAATAAAAGCCGTCGTCCGTAGCTGAAAAGCCCATATAATCATGTTTATTGGAGACCGTTTCATACCACTTATTGTTTTGGTAAACGAGCAACCCTTTATGAGTAGCAAAGTAAACCGCATTTTGATTGCGTACATAACCAACTCCATGCAAATGTTCGATCTTCCCTTCCTTTTTTTCTTTAAAGAAGGGATTATTGGCAACAGATACATTCGATTTTGACTGTTCTTTGCTCGTAATAAAAGCCTGTTGTTTTTCGTTGGATGATGAACAGGCGCTTAAAAGAAGAAGGACGGATGTCATGATGATGGCTTTTTTCATTTTTGTCATAGATGTTCATTCCCCTTCACGCATAGTGTAAATCGTCGCATATTTTCTACCTAGCCATTTAAAATTATTTTATATTTTACATGATAAATTTGCAGAATCTATGAATTTCGATAAACTGTAACGATTTGAAGACATTTTATTCCCATTGTGAAATTTATCACAGCAACCTAACCCATTTGTCAATATCATGTCGGTAGACTCAACCTAAAGCAAAAGGAGGAAAACCGCTCATGCGCAAAACCGCGATTGCATGGTTATCGTTATTGGCGATGTTGGCGTTTGTTCTCGGGGGGTGCGCAACCAATTTCCCTCAAGATAAAACCGAACCGGAGAAAAATGGGCAGTCAGCCGCCTCTGAACAAACAGAAGAGGCGAAAAACGATTATTATTTCACTGCCAACGAGGGCGGAAGCATTTCAAAAATTGATGTCAAAACAAACGAAGTAGTCGCAACGATCAACGTGGACGGCGCGGTCCATAACGTCCAAGTTTCTCCCGACGGAAACATTCTCGGTGCCACGCTAGTTCCGGAAATGCACCACGGTCATGACCAGTCAATGGATATGAAGGGATTAGCGTTGTTTTATAACACGGAAACGAATGAATTGATCAAGAAAGTGAAAGTAGGGCGCCATCCCGCCCATATCGTTTTCACTGAAAACGGAAAGTACGCTCTCGTGACCAATAATGAGGACGATGACGTTTCGGTGATTGATATGGGGAGCTACTCCGTCATTCAAACGATTCCAACCGGGAAAGGCCCACATGGATTTCGTATCTCAAAAGATAGTCGATACGCATATGTCGCCAACATGGGGGAAGACAGCGTAAGTGTTCTCAATCTAAAAACGATGAAGGAAGAAAAGAAAATAAAAGTAGGATCTACCCCTGTTACAACCGGCATTACTTCGGACGGCAAAACGTTGGTCGTAACGTTGAATGCCGAAAATGCCTTGGCCATTGTTGACGTAACAAGCGGGAAAGTGGAAAAAGTCCCTGTCGGGCAAGGGCCAGCCCAAGTGTATGTAGATCCTAACGATACGTTTGCTTATGTCGCCAATCAAGGGACGAAAGAGACGCCATCCCATTCCGTAAGCAAAGTAAACATCAAAACAAAACAAGTCGTGGCCACGATTGAGACAGGAGACGGGGCGCATGGGGTCGTCACGAGCCCGGATGGCAAGTATGTTTTCGTGACAAATATGTTCGACAACACCGTAAGCGTCATTGATCAAGAACAAAACAAGGCAATCCAAACG is part of the Geobacillus sp. 46C-IIa genome and encodes:
- a CDS encoding IS1182 family transposase produces the protein MYYYQSNLEIQQNRQAYESMYDPNHILVQIDKLMDWNHVYQLLEPFYPSTIGRPTIDPLIFVKILMIQYLEGFRSVRFTCKQIQQHATYRWFLGISPTDKVPCHSSVSKFLRHRVDPSVWEALFDHVLQRIQGDGFLSKDTWAADETELKANANKRKRIPVIQTMVVKEDEDVLQLVNEKRQQHGKKQLAPKAEKLVTKKMICSTTDPDAGLSVKHDPRGLFAFHDHRIVDTLHNFILDAYVTAATVPGHRILMERIERVEHRVGYSPEEIVLDAGYYNARLARELEKKGILAYMSYRRFHRKEHPDCRSVKFQPVTDDVYACPFGVKFTYSTSTRSGYHEYKPAVKGSCVGCPAAKGAKDRVFRVSVHQDIYERMRKQRLSMRGKVLRSVRPSTIERSFAESKELHGLRFTRYRGVQQVQIQVWITALIQNLKKWTKLRSLQQYGLYLTYQMKEKKKRKSSHSS
- a CDS encoding ribonucleoside-diphosphate reductase subunit alpha, which translates into the protein MTVSTKSIVVDDQGKDKSFRREEFAMLVERAAAGFARLSLEEYEERVWQLLSRKEMVTVEQLYQTAILEGLSYISEEEPEWTFVCARLYLQQLYREAARQRKYDERDRYGDFYSLLVALTEQGVYHPLLLERYTKEEIESIGALLDPKNDKLFTYIGLRTLADRYLARDYEQRLYELPQERFLIIAMTLMANEPPKRRLELVKEAYWALSNLYMTVATPTLANAGKSYGQLSSCFVDTVDDSLQGIYDSNTDIANLSKSGGGIGVYLGKIRSRGSDIKGFKGVSSGVIPWMKQLNNTAVSVDQLGQRKGAISVYLDVWHKDIFAFLDARLNNGDERLRTHDLFTGVCIPDLFMEQVEQRGDWYLFDPHEVRKVMGFSLEDFYDEEKGSGSFREKYRQCVNEPRLSKEKVPAIEVMKSIMRSQLESGTPFMFYRDEVNRQNPNRHLGMIYCSNLCTEIAQNQSPTVMKRQYVKDGMIVIEKIPGDFVVCNLSSINLARAVTDGVLERLIPIQMRMLDNVIDLNNIPVLQAGLTNEKYRAVGLGTFGWHHLLALKGIRWESEEAVRYADELYEMIAYLAIQASMELAKEKGSYPAFAGSDWQTGAYFERRGYQSHGKLDWDRLKSNVARYGVRNGYIMAIAPNASTSIIAGSTASIDPIFLKVYAEEKKDYKIPVTVPDLNEQTTWYYKSAHHIDQRWSIKQNAARQRHVDQAISFNFYVMNTIKAKELLDLHLTAWKSGLKTTYYVRSTSGTIEECDSCAS
- a CDS encoding winged helix-turn-helix domain-containing protein; the protein is MVFRDKLAEEDETYVILDMRRGQAVFHGPHDSVGLPRRLVKLLRYLLENAPKVKRYDAIIANVWGDEEAVRNENVKKMINKLRKKLEQCFSEPTDQIIVNVRGEGYLWNCKIPYRIIVCLDEYEYFI
- a CDS encoding ribonucleotide-diphosphate reductase subunit beta; protein product: MTIRLVKRPIMDPEAPNRSTGIINGRCSNVLNWDDIAYPWAYAKYKRMLANFWTPFEINMAQDVKQFPQLTAREQEAFLKIIGLLALLDSIQTDYAGRVADYITDSSINALMIMLAQQEVIHNHSYSYVLSSLVPKTKQDEVFDFWRNEPTLRKRNDFVTNGYKAFAEEPNVEHLLQSIVFDVILEGLFFYSGFAFFYNLARQQKMVATSTMINYINRDEHIHVDLFSKIFKEVLNEYPEYRTPELADFVRNAFMKAAELEIEWAREIIGHDIDGIDLADLEAYIKFYANVRAHQLGFDRPFDGYRTNPLRWIKAYEEVDLGKSDFFEQKPRQYTKVQVDNGFDEL